Proteins found in one Panicum hallii strain FIL2 chromosome 4, PHallii_v3.1, whole genome shotgun sequence genomic segment:
- the LOC112890034 gene encoding protein NOI4-like: MAEESGRPLPKFGEWDVNDPASADGFTVIFNKARDEKKGGNGQETDSPSKDTRTERVESYAAKPNSKKWFCCVTASPTQS, translated from the exons ATGGCG GAGGAATCAGGTCGCCCCTTGCCTAAGTTTGGTGAATGGGACGTGAATGACCCAGCTTCCGCTGATGGATTCACAGTGATATTCAACAAAGCCAGAGATGAGAAGAAGGGTGGCAATGGACAAGAGACCGATTCTCCTTCCAAGGACACCAGGACCGAGAGGGTGGAATCTTATGCTGCCAAGCCGAACTCG AAGAAATGGTTTTGCTGCGTGACAGCCAGCCCCACACAATCCTGA